AATGGTCTCCATGTCGGTGGCAAAGCTGAGACGCACGGTTGCATCCATTCCAAACGCTTCGCCGGGCACCACCGCTACCCGCCCTTCTTCAAGCAGCCGCTGGGCAAATTCGACCGAACCGGCAACTCCCAGCCGCGAGTAGTTGGCCGAGACGTCGGGCAGGACGTAAAAAGCGCCCTGCGGTCGCGGGCAGGTAACGCCCGGCATGGCGTTGAGGCGTTCGAAGCAGTAGCGTCCGCGGCGGGCAAACTCCTCGCGCCGTTCGGCCACTATCGCTTGATCGCCGGCTAGAGCGGCCGCATAGCCGAATTGGGTGAAGTTACAGGCCCCGGACGTGGTCTGGGTCTGAATCTTGGCCATCGCCCCGATGATCTCTGCCGGACCGGCCGCAAATCCCAATCGCCAGCCGGTCATCGCGTAGGTCTTGCTGGAGGCATTGAACGTTACCGTGCGCGCGTAGGCGTCGTCCGACAGGCTGGCGAAGTTGGCAAAACTTGCCCCGCCAAAAACCAGCTGGTCATAGATCTCGTCGGCCAGGACGATCACTTCTGAGCCGGCCAGGACTTCGGCGATCGCCGCCGCTTCCTCCGGTGAATAGACGAATCCGCCCGGGTTGGACGGTGAGTTGAACACGAATGCCCGGGTTCGATCGGACAGCGCCGCGGCGACCTGATCAGGAGTCAATTTGTAGTCGTTTTGCGGACTCCCCTCCACGATCACCGGGACGCCGTCGCAGAGCGCGACCTGCTCCGGAAACGAGACCCAGTACGGCGCCGGCACGATCACCTCGTCACCCGGGTCCAGGATGGCCGCGAACGCCAGAAACAAGGCT
The Chloroflexota bacterium genome window above contains:
- a CDS encoding pyridoxal phosphate-dependent aminotransferase encodes the protein MQISQRALRMAESATMAVTGRAAQLRREGVDVVSFGAGEPDFDTPDHVKRAAIDALQGGQTGYAAPASGIVPLKTAIVDALARDAGLHYRSDQLIVTCGGKEALFLAFAAILDPGDEVIVPAPYWVSFPEQVALCDGVPVIVEGSPQNDYKLTPDQVAAALSDRTRAFVFNSPSNPGGFVYSPEEAAAIAEVLAGSEVIVLADEIYDQLVFGGASFANFASLSDDAYARTVTFNASSKTYAMTGWRLGFAAGPAEIIGAMAKIQTQTTSGACNFTQFGYAAALAGDQAIVAERREEFARRGRYCFERLNAMPGVTCPRPQGAFYVLPDVSANYSRLGVAGSVEFAQRLLEEGRVAVVPGEAFGMDATVRLSFATDMETIARGLDRVAEFLA